The Halorhabdus sp. BNX81 genome includes a region encoding these proteins:
- the dapB gene encoding 4-hydroxy-tetrahydrodipicolinate reductase has protein sequence MIRVGVTGAAGRMGRTVIETAGDREDVTVGFAVDATDEGTVAGTPVHEPADIGALLATHEPDAIVDFSVPEATVAFADACAEAGVPLVTGTTGFEDEQLDELEAASEDVAVLKAANFARGIQALLSTVRAAAEALPGYDVELTETHHNGKQDAPSGTAKTLLEALAEEREEDFEEVYGREGIDPREAGEVGVHVRRAGDVRGEHELMFAGNDEVVTLTHRAEDRGVFAAGALDAAVWVASRDQGFYTFGDVIEG, from the coding sequence ATGATACGAGTTGGCGTCACCGGCGCGGCAGGTCGCATGGGACGGACAGTCATCGAGACGGCGGGCGATCGCGAGGACGTGACGGTCGGCTTCGCCGTCGACGCCACGGACGAAGGGACGGTCGCCGGCACCCCGGTCCACGAACCGGCTGATATCGGGGCGCTGCTGGCGACGCACGAACCCGACGCGATCGTCGACTTCTCAGTCCCCGAGGCGACCGTCGCCTTCGCCGACGCCTGCGCCGAGGCGGGCGTCCCGCTCGTGACCGGGACGACCGGCTTCGAGGACGAGCAACTCGACGAACTGGAGGCTGCAAGCGAAGACGTGGCTGTCCTGAAGGCCGCGAACTTCGCCCGCGGGATCCAGGCACTGTTGTCGACCGTCCGGGCAGCCGCGGAAGCATTGCCCGGCTACGATGTGGAACTGACCGAGACCCACCACAACGGCAAGCAGGACGCGCCGAGCGGCACGGCGAAGACGCTGCTCGAAGCACTCGCCGAGGAACGCGAGGAGGACTTCGAGGAGGTCTACGGCCGCGAAGGTATCGACCCGCGCGAAGCAGGAGAAGTCGGCGTCCACGTCCGACGAGCCGGTGATGTCCGTGGCGAGCACGAACTCATGTTCGCGGGCAACGACGAAGTGGTGACGCTGACCCATCGCGCTGAGGATCGCGGGGTTTTCGCCGCTGGCGCACTTGACGCCGCGGTTTGGGTCGCTAGCCGCGACCAGGGATTCTATACCTTCGGGGACGTAATCGAGGGCTAA
- the dapA gene encoding 4-hydroxy-tetrahydrodipicolinate synthase has translation MPPQPLFEGVYPAMTTPFEDDERIDFDQLRANARRLEAAGVDGVVPVGSTGESATLSHDEHVEVIEAVAGALEDVPVIAGTGSNNTREALSLSRRARDAGADALLLISPYYNKPEQRGLREHYLTIADEIDLPQIVYNVPSRTGRNIDPDTAVALADHENIQAFKAASGDLGQITEIVERTREQDFTVLSGDDALTLPMLSIGARGAISVVANVEPVRTCAMVGAALAGDFERARELHHELGPLARALFIETNPIPVKEAMAIRGHGSPELRSPLTRLADEHRAHLRDVLDELDPIDVETPVETTDR, from the coding sequence ATGCCACCACAACCACTGTTCGAAGGCGTCTACCCCGCGATGACGACACCCTTCGAAGACGACGAACGCATCGATTTCGACCAACTGCGGGCGAACGCCCGGCGGCTCGAAGCGGCCGGCGTCGACGGGGTCGTCCCCGTCGGCTCGACCGGCGAGAGCGCGACGCTATCCCACGACGAACACGTCGAAGTGATCGAGGCCGTCGCCGGAGCACTCGAGGATGTCCCAGTCATCGCCGGCACCGGGAGCAACAACACCCGCGAAGCACTTTCACTGTCCCGCCGAGCGCGAGACGCCGGGGCGGACGCCCTCCTGCTCATCTCGCCGTACTACAACAAGCCCGAACAACGCGGGCTCCGCGAACATTACCTGACCATCGCCGACGAGATCGACCTGCCACAGATCGTCTACAACGTCCCCTCACGGACGGGCCGGAACATCGACCCCGACACGGCGGTCGCGCTGGCCGACCACGAGAACATTCAGGCGTTCAAGGCCGCCTCTGGCGATCTCGGCCAGATCACTGAGATCGTCGAACGGACCCGCGAGCAGGACTTCACCGTCCTCTCGGGCGACGACGCGCTGACGCTGCCGATGCTGTCGATCGGCGCGCGCGGGGCGATCAGCGTCGTCGCCAACGTCGAGCCGGTCCGGACCTGTGCGATGGTCGGGGCGGCGCTGGCGGGTGACTTCGAACGCGCTCGGGAGTTGCATCACGAACTCGGGCCGCTCGCCCGAGCGTTGTTCATCGAGACGAACCCGATCCCGGTCAAGGAGGCGATGGCGATCCGGGGCCACGGCTCGCCGGAACTCCGGTCGCCCCTGACCCGGCTCGCCGATGAGCACCGGGCCCACCTCCGGGACGTGCTCGACGAGCTCGACCCGATCGACGTCGAGACGCCGGTCGAGACGACGGATCGATAA
- a CDS encoding histidine kinase N-terminal 7TM domain-containing protein, producing MDWQLTLGAAPLFAATLVATAVAVAVYRNRHAPGARALAVIAVFAGWWSLSAGLELLSTDPLTSVVLTKASYFGIVIVPVAWVVFVLAYTGRWAWLSRRRIALLSVVPTITVVAAITNDPAGIHSLFWRDLAIVTDATGAIPESRYGPLFWIHAAYSYLLLAIGSYLLIELVVTADLLYRAQASVLLMAVLAPWGANVLYLSNLIRTPYDPTILGIVLTCCLLLVTVYRHRFLEIGPAARYLARTELIETLDDPVVVIDSERHVIELNPTAVDVFGVERTDAIGGDLAAVSSKLCDWLDSDRVEETIVYEVGNVDRYYDVQATPLPQGTSTDSGALLALRDVTARQHNRQQVSVLNRLLRHNLSNAVTTIHGNAEYAAARADDDEVRDRIRVIRDNAAAMMDKQEKLDRILRTFERERYTCTSLDTLLGEVVTDVQTAHPAARITVDLPDATLSFDGKERLRFALKELLTNAIEHTPGDAPTVSVTATVVEDQVQITVRDQGPGIPDHELEPITDGQETQLSHGSGVGLWLVSWIVHSLDGAVDFETGEDGTTVTLTVPGRE from the coding sequence ATGGACTGGCAGTTGACGCTCGGTGCCGCGCCGTTGTTCGCTGCGACGCTGGTTGCCACAGCTGTCGCTGTCGCCGTCTACAGGAACCGCCACGCGCCGGGAGCGCGCGCACTTGCCGTGATCGCCGTGTTCGCCGGGTGGTGGTCGCTGTCGGCCGGTCTCGAACTCCTCTCGACGGACCCGCTCACGAGCGTCGTCCTGACGAAAGCGTCCTACTTCGGGATCGTCATCGTCCCTGTCGCCTGGGTAGTGTTCGTCCTTGCGTACACAGGCCGGTGGGCCTGGCTTTCGCGTCGCCGGATCGCCCTGCTCAGTGTCGTCCCCACGATCACCGTCGTGGCGGCGATCACGAACGATCCCGCCGGTATCCACTCTCTCTTCTGGCGCGATCTCGCGATTGTCACGGACGCCACGGGAGCGATCCCGGAATCACGATACGGCCCGCTGTTCTGGATTCACGCTGCGTACTCCTACTTGTTGCTTGCTATCGGGTCGTACTTGCTGATCGAACTCGTCGTCACCGCGGATCTGCTCTACCGGGCACAGGCGAGCGTCCTGTTGATGGCTGTCCTCGCGCCGTGGGGTGCGAACGTACTGTACCTCTCCAACCTGATCCGGACGCCGTACGATCCGACGATCCTCGGGATCGTTCTGACCTGTTGTCTCCTGCTGGTGACAGTGTATCGTCACCGCTTTCTCGAAATCGGCCCGGCAGCGAGATACCTCGCTCGAACCGAACTGATCGAGACGCTCGACGACCCGGTTGTCGTGATCGACAGCGAGCGTCACGTCATCGAATTGAACCCCACGGCGGTGGATGTGTTTGGCGTCGAACGCACGGACGCGATCGGTGGTGATCTGGCCGCTGTCAGCTCGAAACTGTGTGACTGGCTCGACAGCGACCGCGTCGAGGAAACGATCGTCTACGAAGTCGGGAACGTCGACCGGTACTACGATGTCCAAGCTACCCCACTGCCCCAGGGAACCAGCACGGACTCGGGGGCGCTGCTCGCGCTGCGGGACGTGACCGCCCGCCAGCACAACCGCCAGCAGGTCAGTGTGCTCAACCGACTGCTCCGACATAACCTCTCGAACGCCGTTACGACGATCCACGGAAACGCTGAGTACGCCGCCGCCAGAGCCGACGACGACGAGGTCCGCGACCGAATCCGGGTCATCAGGGACAACGCCGCCGCGATGATGGACAAACAGGAGAAACTCGATCGGATTCTCCGAACGTTCGAACGCGAACGGTACACGTGTACGTCTCTTGACACCCTGTTGGGGGAGGTCGTCACAGACGTCCAAACGGCACATCCAGCCGCCCGGATAACCGTCGACCTCCCCGACGCAACACTTTCGTTCGACGGCAAGGAACGACTCCGGTTCGCCCTGAAGGAACTGCTGACGAACGCGATCGAGCACACCCCGGGTGACGCCCCGACGGTGAGCGTCACCGCGACCGTTGTCGAGGACCAGGTCCAAATCACGGTCCGGGACCAGGGTCCGGGCATCCCGGATCACGAACTCGAACCGATCACCGATGGGCAGGAGACCCAGCTATCACACGGCAGCGGCGTCGGACTCTGGCTCGTCTCCTGGATCGTCCACTCACTCGATGGTGCTGTCGACTTCGAAACCGGCGAGGACGGGACGACGGTCACGTTGACTGTGCCCGGTCGTGAGTGA
- a CDS encoding nicotinate phosphoribosyltransferase encodes MTEKTPFDIVGPEAISAGRATDAYFDRTMEALEHAGKNPSVVAEVSADQFPTGEFAVLAGLKDAAHLLEGHPIDVDALPEGQLFDHGPVMRIEGRYREFARLETSLLGFLSHPTGIATHALRARRAAPDSTVLSFGSRHVHPSLGAMVERSALLGGLDGISNVAAGEVIDYEAGGTMPHALVICFGRGNQEDAWRAFDEAVGPDVPRVALCDTYSDEVEEAIRAVEAVPDLDSIRLDTTSSRRGDFRRIVQEVRWELDARGHDDVGIFLSGGLDPTTLRALRDVADGFGVGGYVSNADPKDFALDIVTIDGEPVAKRGKLSGKKAVYRTPDGGHEVGLAGRPGPTDAESLFEPLLRDGELVREFDIDDATRRVREDADAVGFGDGD; translated from the coding sequence ATGACCGAGAAGACGCCGTTCGACATCGTCGGCCCCGAGGCGATCAGTGCGGGACGGGCGACCGACGCCTACTTCGATCGGACGATGGAAGCGCTCGAACACGCCGGGAAGAATCCGTCGGTCGTCGCGGAGGTCTCGGCCGACCAGTTCCCGACCGGCGAGTTTGCCGTCCTCGCCGGGCTGAAAGACGCCGCCCACCTGCTGGAAGGACACCCCATCGACGTCGACGCGCTTCCTGAAGGGCAACTGTTCGATCACGGGCCGGTAATGCGGATCGAAGGCCGGTATCGGGAGTTCGCTCGCCTGGAAACGTCACTGCTTGGGTTTCTCTCCCACCCCACCGGGATCGCGACACACGCACTCCGTGCTCGCCGGGCCGCTCCCGACTCGACAGTGTTGAGCTTCGGGTCCCGGCACGTCCACCCGTCGCTGGGCGCGATGGTCGAACGCAGCGCACTACTCGGGGGGCTCGACGGTATCTCCAACGTCGCCGCCGGCGAAGTCATCGACTACGAGGCCGGCGGGACGATGCCCCACGCGCTGGTGATCTGCTTTGGCCGGGGCAACCAGGAGGACGCCTGGCGGGCCTTCGACGAAGCTGTTGGCCCCGACGTCCCGCGGGTCGCGCTGTGTGACACCTACAGCGACGAAGTCGAGGAGGCGATCCGGGCCGTCGAAGCCGTTCCCGACCTCGACAGCATCCGGCTGGACACCACGAGTTCACGCCGCGGGGACTTCCGGCGGATCGTCCAGGAAGTCCGGTGGGAGCTCGACGCCCGCGGACACGACGACGTTGGCATCTTCCTCAGCGGCGGGCTCGATCCCACAACCCTTCGAGCACTCCGAGACGTTGCCGACGGGTTCGGCGTCGGCGGGTACGTCTCCAACGCAGATCCGAAGGATTTCGCGCTGGACATCGTCACGATCGACGGCGAGCCGGTCGCCAAGCGGGGCAAGCTCTCGGGGAAGAAGGCCGTCTATCGGACGCCCGATGGGGGCCACGAGGTCGGCCTCGCCGGCCGGCCGGGACCGACCGACGCCGAATCGTTGTTCGAGCCACTGCTTCGAGACGGCGAGCTAGTCCGGGAATTCGACATCGACGACGCAACGCGTCGGGTACGGGAAGATGCCGACGCGGTGGGTTTCGGGGACGGCGACTGA
- a CDS encoding Hvo_1808 family surface protein: MVHRTRIIAVVLAVALAGVPVAAAAGSPNAAATAQTDSPPNTTHLSKTTDDATLADQHPPDPESDVLGWENGYWYNESIAVTPDDGLNDSELDAVVARGMARVEEIRRLEFEEAPPVEVISREQFSERVENQTANVTTATRLHQNVKYEALLMVNESTDAIGVQGQNQAGSVGGFYDPSAGEIKIVSENTSTPKMNEITLAQELFHALQDQRFNISSFNQSTQELHNAKDGIIEGDGNYVDYLYQERCEGEWQGDCIMPEGSQGGSTADIHIGLLQITLQPYSDGPSFVRDIHESDGWDAVNAVYESPPNSTEQTIHPEKYGEDEPTPVSIEDTSDDRWRPLAINGSINHASFGEAGLFVALWYPSYESLSNRIIPYNSHINQVGGGVDEFDPYDYNHTYTAGWDGDKLMPYVTDESSATNETGYVYKMLWDSPADAGQFQEGYEQLLAFHGAESVDGHENVYHIPDDQEFNDAFYLNRDGDTFTIVNAPSVGELSAVHAMAPDVQEPTETATDDGTATGDSETETTESTDETATDDETTDGVTDTDEPTDTTTTNGPGFVATGALIGLLAVALLALRRR; the protein is encoded by the coding sequence ATGGTCCACCGAACACGGATTATCGCCGTGGTCCTCGCGGTCGCACTGGCCGGCGTGCCAGTCGCCGCGGCGGCCGGGTCCCCGAACGCAGCCGCCACCGCCCAGACGGACAGCCCTCCGAACACCACGCACCTCTCGAAGACGACGGACGATGCCACGCTCGCCGACCAGCATCCGCCCGATCCCGAGTCGGACGTCCTCGGGTGGGAGAACGGCTACTGGTACAACGAATCGATTGCCGTCACGCCCGACGATGGGCTGAACGACTCTGAACTCGACGCGGTGGTCGCCCGCGGGATGGCACGCGTCGAGGAGATCCGTCGCCTGGAGTTCGAGGAGGCCCCGCCGGTCGAAGTGATCTCCCGTGAGCAGTTCAGCGAGCGGGTCGAAAATCAGACGGCGAACGTGACCACCGCGACCCGTCTCCACCAGAACGTCAAGTACGAGGCGCTGTTGATGGTCAACGAGTCGACCGACGCGATCGGCGTCCAAGGGCAGAATCAGGCCGGGAGCGTGGGCGGGTTCTACGACCCGTCAGCCGGCGAGATCAAGATTGTCTCGGAGAACACGTCGACGCCGAAGATGAACGAGATCACCCTCGCCCAGGAGCTGTTTCACGCCCTCCAGGACCAGCGGTTCAACATCTCGTCGTTCAACCAGTCGACCCAGGAGCTCCACAACGCGAAAGACGGGATCATCGAAGGCGACGGCAACTACGTCGATTACCTCTACCAGGAACGGTGTGAGGGTGAATGGCAAGGCGACTGTATCATGCCCGAGGGATCACAGGGCGGGTCAACCGCCGACATCCACATCGGTCTCCTCCAGATCACGCTCCAGCCCTACAGTGATGGCCCGTCGTTCGTGCGGGACATCCACGAATCGGACGGCTGGGACGCGGTGAACGCGGTCTACGAGAGCCCACCAAACTCGACCGAGCAGACGATCCACCCCGAGAAATACGGCGAGGACGAGCCGACACCGGTGTCGATCGAGGACACCAGCGACGACCGCTGGCGGCCGCTTGCGATCAACGGGAGTATCAACCACGCCTCCTTCGGTGAGGCAGGGCTGTTTGTGGCGCTTTGGTATCCGAGCTACGAATCGCTCTCGAATCGGATCATCCCCTACAATAGCCACATCAACCAGGTTGGCGGCGGCGTCGACGAGTTCGACCCGTACGACTACAATCACACCTACACGGCGGGCTGGGACGGCGACAAACTCATGCCATACGTGACCGACGAGTCGAGTGCGACCAACGAGACTGGCTACGTCTACAAGATGCTCTGGGACTCGCCGGCGGACGCCGGACAGTTCCAGGAGGGCTACGAGCAACTCCTTGCGTTCCACGGCGCTGAATCCGTCGACGGTCACGAGAACGTCTACCATATTCCCGACGACCAGGAGTTCAACGACGCGTTCTACCTGAATCGGGACGGCGACACGTTCACGATCGTCAACGCGCCGAGTGTCGGGGAACTCTCAGCAGTGCACGCGATGGCGCCGGACGTCCAAGAGCCGACGGAAACGGCGACCGACGACGGGACGGCCACAGGCGACAGCGAGACCGAGACCACGGAGTCTACCGACGAGACGGCGACGGACGACGAGACCACCGATGGGGTGACGGACACCGACGAGCCAACCGACACGACGACGACGAACGGCCCCGGATTCGTCGCCACGGGTGCGCTGATCGGTCTTCTCGCCGTCGCACTGCTGGCACTCCGCCGGCGGTAA
- a CDS encoding Hvo_1808 family surface protein — MVSRTKLMAAVVVIALALQPVTVATAAATDAPTPTTSDSLTVGDVPQASENETEPNETHPSDPAADVLGWENGYWYNETIAVTPEDGLNESELGAVVNRSMARVEQIRRLEFEETVPVEVIGREEFEATVDNSTETKTDAQRLRMNVTYEALLMVNESTDAVAVEADNQGSSIGGFYDPVSEQIRIVSENTSTPKMNEITLSQELYHALQHQQFGQAIFNHTTREAHNAKDGIVEGDGNYVDRLYQQRCQNEWAGSCLMPNTAESTSTPDFHYGLLQIYLQPYIDGPPFVQDLREEGGWEAVNAVYDEVPASTEQTIHPEKYPRDTPANVTVPDRSAEEWRPLSVESGPNYASVGEAGLYVTLWYPAMQTQGAVSIIPLRNHMNYGPDGEIQDFDRYNYNHTYTAGWDGDKLIPYVPDDSSGTNETGYVYKTVWDSPEDAQEFQEGYERLLTVHGAESVDGRNDTYRIPNESGYSDAFYLNRTGDRFTIVNAPNVEELSAVREGAAPEAEETTSETEESTPAGETTEADESTTESDETTDDTTTDTETAIEEPDTPTESGDETGDESEATENRNVTDEQSTETTTASGPGFTFGAAVLALVALISMATRPD, encoded by the coding sequence ATGGTTTCCCGCACCAAACTCATGGCCGCTGTCGTAGTGATCGCATTGGCCCTCCAGCCGGTGACGGTCGCGACGGCGGCAGCGACCGACGCACCGACCCCGACGACGAGTGACTCACTCACAGTCGGCGACGTACCCCAGGCAAGCGAGAACGAAACGGAACCGAACGAGACCCACCCGTCGGACCCTGCAGCAGACGTCCTCGGGTGGGAGAACGGCTACTGGTACAACGAGACGATTGCCGTCACGCCCGAGGACGGGCTGAACGAGTCCGAACTCGGGGCGGTTGTGAACCGGAGTATGGCCCGCGTCGAGCAGATCCGACGCCTCGAATTCGAGGAGACCGTCCCTGTCGAGGTCATCGGTCGAGAGGAATTCGAAGCGACTGTCGACAACAGTACGGAGACGAAGACCGATGCGCAGCGATTGCGGATGAACGTCACGTACGAAGCCCTGTTGATGGTCAACGAGTCGACTGATGCAGTGGCGGTAGAGGCCGACAATCAGGGCAGTAGCATCGGCGGATTCTACGACCCCGTGTCGGAACAAATCAGGATCGTCTCGGAGAACACCTCGACACCGAAGATGAACGAGATCACCCTCTCCCAGGAGCTCTATCACGCGCTCCAGCATCAGCAATTCGGGCAGGCAATATTCAACCACACGACACGGGAAGCGCACAACGCCAAGGATGGTATCGTCGAAGGAGATGGCAACTACGTCGACCGGCTCTACCAGCAGCGCTGTCAGAACGAGTGGGCCGGCAGCTGTCTCATGCCGAACACTGCAGAATCGACCTCGACGCCCGACTTTCACTATGGGCTCTTACAGATATATTTACAGCCCTATATCGATGGCCCGCCGTTCGTCCAAGACCTCCGTGAGGAGGGCGGCTGGGAGGCAGTGAACGCGGTCTACGACGAAGTGCCGGCCTCGACCGAGCAGACGATTCACCCCGAAAAGTACCCCAGGGATACACCCGCGAATGTCACTGTGCCGGATCGAAGTGCCGAGGAGTGGCGGCCGCTTTCGGTTGAGAGTGGCCCAAATTACGCGTCCGTCGGCGAGGCCGGGCTGTACGTGACGCTGTGGTACCCGGCGATGCAAACCCAGGGAGCCGTCTCGATCATCCCGTTGCGGAACCACATGAATTACGGGCCGGATGGCGAGATCCAGGACTTCGATCGGTACAACTACAACCACACGTACACGGCGGGCTGGGATGGTGACAAACTGATCCCGTACGTACCCGACGACTCAAGTGGGACCAACGAGACCGGCTACGTCTACAAGACGGTCTGGGACTCGCCGGAAGACGCCCAAGAGTTCCAGGAAGGATACGAACGCCTCCTCACAGTCCACGGCGCGGAGTCCGTCGATGGACGCAACGACACATATCGGATCCCCAACGAAAGTGGGTACAGTGACGCCTTCTACCTGAATCGGACCGGCGATCGGTTCACGATCGTCAACGCACCGAACGTCGAGGAACTTTCGGCCGTCCGGGAGGGAGCAGCCCCCGAAGCGGAAGAGACGACATCTGAAACCGAAGAGTCGACGCCCGCAGGCGAGACGACAGAAGCGGACGAATCGACGACAGAATCCGATGAGACGACAGACGACACGACCACGGATACTGAGACAGCAATCGAGGAGCCGGATACCCCGACAGAGAGCGGTGACGAGACCGGAGACGAGTCGGAAGCCACCGAGAACCGGAACGTGACCGACGAACAGTCGACCGAGACGACGACGGCCTCGGGCCCCGGATTTACCTTCGGGGCGGCAGTCCTCGCGCTCGTCGCGCTCATCTCGATGGCTACCCGTCCAGACTGA
- a CDS encoding Hvo_1808 family surface protein, with the protein MVSRTKIMAAIVVVALALQPVTIATATATDVSTPTASDPLSVGDVPETTHDETETNGTETNETHPPDPEKDVLGWENGYWYNESISVTPEDGLNESELDAVVARSMARVEQVRQLEFEETIPVEVISREEHSEQVVNQSNATTARRLRANTMFEALFMVNESANVIRDAEQNRAAWLGYYGDEEIKIISENATTPKMDEIVLSQELFHALQDQQFNLSSVGNPTTTEETRARHGIVEGDANYVDYLYQKRCENEWNGTCIMPERSQSGSNADVDTHVGLQMLTYQPYSDGPAFVRDIQELGGWSAVNAIYDNPPASTEQTIHPEKYGKDAPTSVSIEDRSDDRWRPLDINGTVNYASFGEAGLYMMLWYPGSETNGAIDIIPYTNIVNDDRPGELNPYNYDHRYTAGWDGDKLVPYVTDESSATNETGYVYKTIWDSPDDAEEFQYGYEQLLEFHDAVSVEGYENVYRIPDSQEFNDAFYLNRTGDTFTIVNAPSVEELSAVREGSAPEIEETTETDGSTETDDSTTDTDEATGTDVSTAEIDTAAETDDSTTESQDGTDRQSTETTTASGPGFTLGAAILALVGFVLVVSRRR; encoded by the coding sequence ATGGTCTCCCGCACCAAGATCATGGCGGCTATCGTCGTCGTCGCACTGGCCCTCCAGCCCGTGACGATCGCGACGGCGACAGCGACCGACGTATCGACGCCGACAGCGAGTGACCCACTCTCAGTCGGTGACGTCCCCGAGACGACACACGACGAAACGGAGACGAACGGGACAGAAACGAACGAGACGCATCCGCCGGACCCCGAGAAAGACGTCCTCGGGTGGGAGAACGGCTACTGGTACAACGAGTCGATTTCCGTCACACCCGAGGACGGGTTGAACGAGTCGGAACTCGACGCGGTTGTGGCCCGGAGCATGGCCCGCGTCGAGCAGGTCCGACAACTCGAATTCGAGGAGACGATCCCGGTCGAAGTGATCTCCCGAGAGGAACACAGCGAGCAGGTCGTGAACCAGTCGAACGCGACTACCGCACGGCGCTTGCGCGCGAACACCATGTTTGAGGCGTTGTTCATGGTCAACGAGTCGGCCAATGTGATCCGCGATGCGGAGCAGAACCGGGCCGCCTGGCTCGGATACTACGGCGACGAAGAGATCAAGATCATCTCCGAGAACGCCACGACGCCGAAGATGGACGAGATCGTCCTCTCACAGGAACTGTTCCACGCCCTCCAGGATCAGCAGTTCAATCTCTCCTCGGTAGGTAACCCGACCACCACGGAAGAAACCAGAGCCAGACATGGCATCGTCGAGGGCGACGCCAACTACGTCGATTATCTCTACCAGAAGCGGTGTGAGAACGAGTGGAACGGAACCTGCATCATGCCCGAGCGATCACAAAGCGGATCGAACGCCGACGTCGACACCCACGTCGGCCTCCAGATGCTCACGTATCAGCCCTACAGCGACGGTCCGGCGTTCGTCCGGGACATCCAGGAGTTGGGTGGATGGAGCGCGGTGAACGCGATCTACGACAACCCACCCGCATCGACCGAGCAGACGATCCACCCGGAGAAGTACGGCAAAGACGCACCGACGTCAGTGTCCATCGAGGACCGTAGCGACGACCGGTGGCGACCGCTCGACATCAACGGGACAGTCAACTACGCCTCCTTCGGCGAGGCAGGGTTGTACATGATGCTGTGGTATCCGGGCTCCGAGACCAACGGTGCGATCGATATCATCCCGTACACCAATATCGTGAATGACGACAGGCCCGGCGAACTCAATCCATACAACTACGATCACAGGTACACGGCCGGCTGGGACGGCGACAAACTCGTGCCGTACGTGACCGACGAGTCGAGTGCGACCAACGAGACTGGCTACGTCTACAAGACGATCTGGGACTCGCCGGACGACGCCGAGGAGTTCCAATACGGGTACGAGCAACTCCTCGAGTTCCACGACGCGGTCTCCGTCGAAGGCTACGAGAACGTCTACCGGATCCCCGACAGCCAGGAGTTCAACGACGCGTTCTACCTGAATCGGACCGGTGACACGTTCACGATCGTCAACGCGCCGAGCGTCGAGGAACTCTCGGCGGTCCGGGAGGGGTCCGCTCCTGAAATCGAGGAGACGACCGAGACAGACGGATCGACCGAAACGGACGATTCGACGACGGACACTGACGAAGCGACCGGGACAGACGTCTCTACTGCCGAAATTGACACGGCGGCCGAGACGGACGATTCGACGACCGAAAGCCAGGACGGAACCGACCGGCAGTCGACCGAAACGACGACAGCCTCCGGTCCCGGGTTCACGCTCGGGGCGGCAATCCTCGCGCTCGTCGGGTTCGTTTTGGTCGTCTCTCGCCGTCGCTGA
- a CDS encoding cysteine hydrolase: MKFDPDTTAVVVVDMQNGFCHQEGSLYAPPSEDAVDPCVELVDRAGEMGASVVYTRDVHTDEQFEDAHYYDEFDRWGEHVREGTWDAELVAKLKSRDADLIVEKHTYDAFHETQLDGWLRAHGIDDLLICGTLANVCVLHTAASAGLRDYRPVLVEDAVGYLEEDHREYALEHADWLFGEVMDRESVEFA; the protein is encoded by the coding sequence ATGAAATTCGATCCGGACACGACCGCTGTCGTCGTCGTGGACATGCAAAACGGCTTCTGTCATCAGGAGGGGAGTCTCTACGCACCGCCGAGCGAAGACGCGGTCGACCCCTGCGTCGAACTGGTCGATCGTGCGGGTGAAATGGGCGCGTCGGTCGTCTACACCCGCGACGTTCACACCGACGAGCAGTTCGAAGACGCCCACTACTACGACGAGTTCGACCGGTGGGGCGAACACGTCCGCGAGGGGACCTGGGACGCCGAACTCGTCGCGAAGCTCAAATCCCGCGACGCCGATCTGATCGTCGAGAAACACACCTACGACGCCTTCCACGAGACCCAACTCGACGGGTGGCTCAGGGCCCACGGGATCGACGACCTGCTGATCTGTGGGACGCTGGCGAACGTCTGCGTCCTCCATACGGCCGCCAGCGCCGGACTCCGGGATTACCGCCCGGTCCTCGTCGAGGACGCCGTGGGCTACCTCGAGGAAGACCATCGAGAGTACGCCCTAGAGCACGCCGACTGGCTGTTCGGCGAGGTAATGGATCGCGAGTCGGTCGAATTCGCCTGA